A single window of Metallosphaera hakonensis JCM 8857 = DSM 7519 DNA harbors:
- a CDS encoding 2,3-diphosphoglycerate-dependent phosphoglycerate mutase, translating into MTLIIFVRHGQSTSNVGKILSHDVNNFPLTDEGREQVKRTAQELKKIKVDSIFTSPILRAYQTANIIGDELGIVPVIDERLRERWLGELNNKRFDPNDHWKLKIARGQLEVKNLEPWDILKKRVMEFVRSLKPDQVIIAVSHYDPIRAVIGHILDLDDVSAHGISIPNASMTIIETSSAPRILAIGSPIISSSLLSKLDRYIIRTQDIG; encoded by the coding sequence ATGACGCTCATAATATTCGTGAGGCACGGACAAAGTACATCTAACGTTGGCAAAATACTTTCCCATGACGTCAATAATTTCCCGCTTACAGATGAGGGTAGGGAGCAGGTTAAGCGTACGGCTCAAGAACTCAAGAAAATAAAGGTTGACTCGATCTTTACGAGTCCCATTCTGAGGGCTTACCAGACCGCAAATATAATTGGCGATGAGCTCGGCATCGTCCCAGTCATAGATGAGAGATTGAGAGAGAGATGGCTTGGGGAACTTAACAATAAGAGATTCGATCCCAATGATCATTGGAAATTAAAAATTGCTAGAGGCCAACTTGAAGTAAAGAACCTAGAACCTTGGGATATACTCAAGAAAAGAGTCATGGAATTCGTGAGATCTTTAAAACCAGACCAAGTGATAATAGCCGTTAGCCATTACGATCCCATTAGAGCTGTTATAGGGCATATCCTTGATCTAGACGACGTATCAGCACACGGTATATCCATACCAAACGCCAGCATGACAATCATAGAGACCTCTTCTGCTCCTAGGATCCTTGCAATTGGTTCGCCAATAATATCTAGCTCTTTGTTATCTAAGCTCGATAGATATATTATTAGAACTCAAGATATCGGTTAA
- a CDS encoding D-aminoacyl-tRNA deacylase, which produces MKVSVIISSKDPVGLTVKRLGYSFEEIEDEVTDFHYTKGDAIVMICRHESSSRTPALTVHHPGNPGQNPLGGEPETLGIANPRLLTSIYRSLIRIDTEVPKVIEATHHGPSSLPVPITFVEIGSDPSMWTNEKMVKSLVDAVLEGIERAEDIDCSNTMLIYGGPHYSKVATSRALDGCISHIISKHYITGIKSHVILQSIERNIIRPKTAILDSIARLQRELLTDILSSNNISIELR; this is translated from the coding sequence ATGAAAGTCAGCGTGATAATATCGTCTAAGGACCCCGTAGGGTTAACGGTGAAGAGATTAGGTTACAGCTTTGAGGAAATAGAGGATGAGGTCACAGACTTTCACTACACCAAAGGTGACGCTATTGTAATGATATGTAGGCATGAGAGTTCATCTAGAACTCCTGCTCTAACTGTTCATCACCCAGGCAATCCCGGTCAGAACCCTCTAGGAGGTGAGCCCGAGACCTTAGGAATTGCTAACCCTAGATTATTGACCTCCATTTACCGTTCTTTGATAAGGATCGATACTGAGGTCCCCAAGGTGATAGAGGCGACTCATCACGGACCTAGCAGCTTGCCAGTGCCCATAACGTTCGTGGAGATCGGGAGCGATCCTTCAATGTGGACCAATGAGAAAATGGTAAAATCATTAGTGGACGCAGTTCTCGAGGGAATAGAGAGAGCTGAAGATATAGATTGCTCAAACACAATGTTAATATACGGTGGGCCACATTATTCCAAGGTTGCCACTTCAAGAGCGTTAGACGGATGTATCTCTCATATTATTTCAAAACATTATATAACTGGAATAAAATCGCACGTCATATTACAGTCTATCGAACGGAATATTATAAGACCTAAAACCGCGATCTTAGATAGTATTGCACGATTACAAAGAGAACTTTTAACCGATATCTTGAGTTCTAATAATATATCTATCGAGCTTAGATAA
- a CDS encoding metallophosphoesterase family protein, translating into MGLFKRRNSDETTNQVKILYTTDIHGSDVIFKKFLNAGKIYKVNYLIIGGDIAGKSLTPVIDLGEGKYLIDGRSVGREGLKEITAEIRKQGNYYTIVDRRDYEEMKHDKRKVDEAFKIAMIEVVRSWSQIAEEKLKDVNIPLYVNLGNDDPLYLFDVIDESKVMRRCEGQVINLDKYEMISFGYVNPTPWNTPREMPEDKLYSALKNEASKISNMENAIFNIHAPPYNTNLDNAPLLTPELKPVIKGGEIVMNHVGSISVRRIIEEEQPLLGLHGHIHESRGFDKIGRTLILNPGSEHNEGILHAAYIILENGKVKAHQFIIG; encoded by the coding sequence GTGGGGCTATTCAAAAGAAGGAATAGTGATGAAACAACAAATCAAGTTAAGATTCTATATACTACAGACATTCATGGATCCGATGTAATATTCAAAAAGTTCTTGAATGCTGGTAAAATTTACAAAGTCAATTATTTGATAATAGGTGGGGACATAGCCGGTAAGTCGTTAACTCCGGTTATTGATCTTGGGGAAGGTAAATATCTGATCGATGGAAGATCGGTTGGAAGGGAGGGTCTCAAGGAGATCACCGCTGAGATAAGGAAGCAAGGAAATTATTACACGATAGTGGACAGGAGAGATTACGAGGAAATGAAGCATGATAAAAGGAAAGTGGATGAGGCCTTTAAGATTGCCATGATAGAGGTTGTAAGATCTTGGTCTCAAATAGCCGAGGAGAAGTTAAAGGACGTAAACATCCCACTTTATGTCAACCTAGGGAACGACGATCCCTTATATCTTTTCGACGTAATTGATGAGAGTAAGGTAATGAGGAGATGCGAAGGTCAAGTGATCAATCTAGATAAATATGAAATGATATCTTTCGGTTACGTAAATCCTACCCCCTGGAATACTCCAAGGGAGATGCCCGAGGATAAGTTATATTCGGCCCTTAAGAATGAGGCAAGTAAAATCTCTAACATGGAAAACGCCATCTTCAATATTCATGCTCCTCCGTATAATACGAACCTAGATAACGCCCCGTTATTGACTCCAGAGCTAAAACCGGTCATCAAGGGTGGAGAAATAGTCATGAACCACGTTGGATCAATTTCTGTGAGAAGGATAATCGAGGAAGAACAACCCTTATTGGGATTGCACGGACATATCCACGAGTCGAGAGGGTTTGATAAAATAGGAAGAACACTAATTCTGAACCCAGGTAGTGAGCATAACGAAGGCATACTCCATGCGGCTTACATCATCTTGGAGAACGGGAAAGTCAAAGCCCATCAATTCATTATCGGATAG
- a CDS encoding CBS domain-containing protein — protein sequence MSPTVSEIATKVVHVVKDTDSIVSAAAEMKNHNMGSMLVIDDKSQVVGIVTERDMVRALADKRIDGKVRDYMTSNVKGVTEDTTVEEAINIMIENGFRHLPVIGKDGKIAGIVSIRDLARALADSHFLQYGKEWTEVKGTGVICPVCGLEIDEQGYCNCGTGSS from the coding sequence ATGAGTCCGACTGTTTCTGAAATAGCAACTAAAGTGGTTCACGTGGTTAAGGACACTGATAGTATAGTTTCAGCCGCAGCGGAAATGAAAAATCATAATATGGGTTCAATGCTTGTCATTGACGATAAGAGTCAGGTTGTAGGGATTGTAACCGAGAGAGATATGGTTAGGGCCTTGGCCGACAAACGTATAGATGGAAAGGTAAGGGACTACATGACTTCAAATGTGAAGGGAGTAACTGAAGACACCACAGTAGAGGAGGCGATAAACATAATGATAGAGAACGGCTTTAGGCACCTCCCTGTAATTGGTAAGGACGGAAAGATAGCAGGTATCGTGTCCATAAGAGACCTGGCGCGGGCATTAGCCGATTCCCATTTTTTACAGTACGGAAAAGAATGGACAGAAGTTAAAGGAACAGGTGTAATTTGTCCGGTTTGTGGACTAGAAATCGACGAACAAGGCTACTGTAATTGCGGGACAGGGTCGAGCTAA